Proteins encoded by one window of Salvia splendens isolate huo1 chromosome 7, SspV2, whole genome shotgun sequence:
- the LOC121742188 gene encoding heterogeneous nuclear ribonucleoprotein 1-like — MEMEPGKLFIGGISWDTSEERLKEYFQTFGEVVEAVIMKDRTTGRARGFGFIVFANASVAEKVVKERHVIDGRTVEAKKAVPRDDHQNFNRNIGSIHGSIQGSIQGSPCPVRTKKIFVGGLASSVTESDFKRYFDQFGTITDVVVMYDHNTQRPRGFGFITYDLEEAVDKVLFKTFHELNGKMVEVKRAVPKELSPGPTRSQSSGYNYGLSRVNSFLNTYSPGHNVSSPSGYGMRMEGRFSPVAVGRSGYPSPYNTANFNVGLNSDTGFSLNSGASADSAFGFGRGMNSFYSGNTDRFGMLNTNGRNLWGIGNPNYGSNSMMSNSFVGSGTGNAGLVGGLGNIGEIWGATPNLPQAGGNASFNSENFGYGIRDMNFGGRAGYGRNNSAGTTSSYSAPNNIRDRGLANLYERESFYGDHAWQPSSPQHDGSVPFGYELGGTADAAPNNSVGYVFV, encoded by the exons ATGGAAATGGAGCCTGGGAAGTTGTTCATCGGTGGGATTTCGTGGGACACCAGTGAGGAGCGTTTGAAAGAGTATTTTCAAACTTTTGGTGAAGTAGTCGAAGCTGTGATCATGAAGGATCGCACCACTGGCCGTGCCCGTGGTTTTGGTTTCATTGTTTTTGCTAATGCTTCTGTCGCTGAGAAAGTTGTCAAGGAAAGGCACGTCATAGACGGAAGAACT GTGGAGGCAAAGAAGGCTGTTCCTAGGGATGATCATCAAAACTTCAACAGAAACATTGGCAGCATCCATGGAAGCATCCAGGGCAGCATCCAGGGATCCCCTTGTCCTGTTCGTACAAAAAAGATCTTTGTGGGAGGATTAGCATCCTCAGTCACAGAAAGTGACTTCAAGAGGTACTTTGATCAATTTGGAACGATAACAGATGTAGTCGTGATGTATGATCACAATACTCAAAGGCCTAGAGGTTTTGGGTTTATCACTTATGATTTGGAGGAAGCAGTGGATAAAGTCCTTTTCAAAACTTTTCATGAACTTAATGGAAAGATGGTCGAGGTTAAGCGTGCTGTTCCAAAGGAGTTATCTCCTGGACCAACGCGAAGCCAGTCGAGTGGCTATAACTATGGGCTGAGTAGAGTGAACAGTTTCCTTAATACCTATAGTCCAGGACATAATGTTAGCTCACCAAGTGGTTACGGAATGAGAATGGAAGGTCGATTCAGTCCTGTTGCTGTAGGTCGGAGTGGATATCCTTCCCCCTACAACACGGCTAATTTCAATGTGGGTTTGAATTCAGACACTGGATTCAGTTTAAACAGTGGGGCAAGTGCTGATTCTGCCTTTGGCTTTGGGCGTGGGATGAACTCTTTTTATAGTGGAAATACAGATCGTTTTGGTATGTTGAATACCAATGGTCGAAATTTATGGGGCATCGGGAATCCAAACTATGGTTCAAACTCAATGATGTCAAATTCATTTGTTGGCTCGGGAACTGGAAATGCCGGTTTAGTTGGTGGTCTTGGAAATATTGGGGAAATTTGGGGCGCCACTCCTAATTTACCCCAAGCTGGAGGAAATGCTTCCTTTAACTCCGAAAATTTTGGCTATGGCATCCGGGATATGAACTTTGGTGGTAGAGCTGGTTATGGCAGAAACAACAGTGCTGGCACAACATCTTCATATTCTGCCCCAAACAACATTCGTGATCGAGGTTTGGCAAACTTGTACGAGAGAGAGTCCTTTTATGGGGATCATGCTTGGCAACCATCCTCTCCTCAGCATGATGGTTCCGTACCTTTTGGTTATGAGCTTGGTGGGACTGCAGATGCAGCACCAAACAATTCTGTTGGTTACGTGTTTGTTTAA